Proteins found in one Microcella daejeonensis genomic segment:
- the rplI gene encoding 50S ribosomal protein L9, translated as MSKLILTQEVTGLGAPGDVVEVKNGYARNYLIPQGFAVSWSRGGEKQVEQIKAARAAREHATIEEAQDLKLRLEANPVKLTVKAGAEGRLFGSVKTSDIASAVEAAGVGSVDKRLIEIVSPIKSVGSHEAILKLRDGIVATITLQVVAAK; from the coding sequence ATGTCGAAGCTCATTCTCACGCAGGAGGTCACCGGTCTCGGTGCCCCCGGCGATGTCGTCGAGGTCAAGAACGGGTACGCCCGCAACTACCTCATCCCCCAGGGCTTCGCGGTCTCGTGGAGCCGCGGTGGCGAGAAGCAGGTCGAGCAGATCAAGGCCGCCCGCGCCGCGCGCGAGCACGCCACGATCGAGGAGGCCCAGGACCTCAAGCTGCGCCTCGAGGCGAACCCCGTGAAGCTCACCGTCAAGGCGGGCGCCGAGGGTCGTCTCTTCGGCTCGGTCAAGACGAGCGACATCGCGTCGGCCGTCGAGGCCGCCGGCGTCGGCTCGGTCGACAAGCGCCTCATCGAGATCGTCTCGCCGATCAAGTCGGTCGGCTCGCACGAGGCGATCCTCAAGCTGCGCGACGGCATCGTCGCCACGATCACCCTCCAGGTGGTCGCGGCCAAGTAG
- a CDS encoding GNAT family N-acetyltransferase produces the protein MTSSRLAELWPAAGLRVRAGDLELRWIDDELALDLAELAGAGIHDEGAMPFNHPWTRGPARAVARSVLTFQWAARSQVGPDRLVLELGVLVDGRPVGVQSASGDHWSVLRELETGSWLGRAHQGQGIGTRMRALMLHLCFEGLGAESVVSGAFTDNDASTAVSRRTGFETDGVTRVVREGAAAMQTRYRMDRARWRQCRDADHAIIGADIVMEGVDALLADLASPADLPGAPPPQADPAP, from the coding sequence ATGACCTCGAGCAGACTCGCGGAACTCTGGCCGGCGGCGGGCCTGCGCGTGCGGGCGGGCGATCTCGAGCTGCGGTGGATCGACGACGAGCTCGCCCTGGATCTCGCGGAGCTCGCCGGCGCGGGCATCCACGACGAGGGCGCGATGCCGTTCAACCACCCCTGGACCCGCGGGCCGGCGCGGGCCGTCGCCCGAAGCGTCCTGACCTTCCAGTGGGCGGCGCGCAGCCAGGTGGGGCCGGATCGCCTGGTGCTCGAACTGGGCGTGCTGGTGGACGGTCGCCCCGTCGGGGTGCAGAGCGCATCCGGTGACCACTGGTCCGTGCTGCGCGAACTGGAGACCGGGTCCTGGCTGGGGCGTGCGCATCAGGGCCAGGGCATCGGGACGCGGATGCGAGCGCTCATGCTCCATCTGTGCTTCGAGGGCCTCGGGGCGGAGAGCGTGGTGTCGGGGGCGTTCACCGACAACGACGCCTCCACCGCCGTGTCGCGTCGCACCGGTTTCGAGACCGACGGCGTGACGCGCGTCGTCCGGGAGGGCGCCGCCGCGATGCAGACGCGGTACCGGATGGATCGGGCGCGCTGGAGGCAGTGCCGGGACGCCGACCACGCGATCATCGGCGCCGACATCGTCATGGAGGGGGTCGACGCCCTCCTCGCCGACCTCGCGTCGCCGGCGGACCTCCCCGGTGCACCTCCGCCGCAGGCTGATCCGGCACCGTGA
- the rpsR gene encoding 30S ribosomal protein S18: MAGKSSGDRRKPRGGKGAKNAAPAKAIRVGVIDYKDVATLRKFISERGKIRARRITGVSVQEQRLIARAVKNAREMALLPYAGAGR, translated from the coding sequence ATGGCTGGCAAGAGCAGCGGCGACCGCCGCAAGCCTCGCGGCGGCAAGGGCGCGAAGAACGCCGCCCCCGCGAAGGCGATCCGGGTCGGTGTCATCGATTACAAGGATGTCGCGACCCTCCGCAAGTTCATCTCCGAGCGCGGAAAGATCCGCGCTCGCCGAATCACCGGTGTCTCCGTGCAGGAGCAGCGCCTCATCGCCCGCGCCGTCAAGAACGCGCGCGAGATGGCACTGCTTCCGTACGCTGGCGCGGGCCGCTAG
- a CDS encoding single-stranded DNA-binding protein has product MAGETLITVVGNLTADPELRYTQNGLAVANFTIASTPRTFDRQANEWKDGEALFMRASVWREFAEHVASTLTKGSRVIASGRLKQRSYETKEGEKRTTIELEVDEIGPSLRYATAQITRASSGGGAMGGGRGGAAPVADEPWGTPAAQSKPGSNAGGDVWNTPGSFSDDTPF; this is encoded by the coding sequence ATGGCCGGCGAGACGCTCATCACCGTCGTCGGCAACCTCACTGCCGACCCCGAACTGCGCTACACGCAGAACGGTCTCGCGGTCGCGAACTTCACCATCGCCTCCACCCCCCGCACGTTCGACCGTCAGGCGAACGAGTGGAAGGACGGCGAGGCGCTGTTCATGCGCGCGAGCGTGTGGCGCGAGTTCGCCGAGCACGTCGCCTCGACGCTGACGAAGGGCAGCCGGGTCATCGCATCCGGCCGTCTGAAGCAGCGGTCGTACGAGACGAAGGAAGGCGAGAAGCGCACCACCATCGAGCTGGAGGTCGACGAGATCGGCCCCAGCCTGCGGTACGCCACCGCGCAGATCACCCGGGCCTCCTCGGGTGGCGGCGCGATGGGCGGCGGCCGTGGTGGCGCGGCACCCGTCGCAGACGAGCCGTGGGGCACCCCCGCGGCGCAGTCGAAGCCCGGCAGCAACGCCGGGGGCGACGTGTGGAACACTCCCGGATCCTTCTCCGACGACACCCCTTTCTGA
- a CDS encoding DUF6049 family protein: MSARRVHGVHRALTTLARPTLAGLLMLGLSVGAMSTGVMASAAPATPHARAATAPDPSETEPIIELVAAPTAPSVAPGEPVALRVTVRNTGGSASAAGALAVGLEGGTRATRTALEAWFSGAEQDAALPAVAEATLPALDVGAAAVIEVVVPAEAAGLTGEWGPRLVVATAMMGDAPAAASRTAVTFAPPESAPAAATVRVVTPLSTPESESALLTAEELAELTGPDGQLTRTLDAVEGTAAALGVDPRIIASIRLLGTAAPESATALLERLAGLSNPTFALAWADADPTATVLARGIPLPAVEGAGGPLDASLFDTGVGVPPEVVGPEPSIAPSDEAPPAPSASASPSPSAAPDDAPVDEETITLGQLAAWPHDLEDWAWPRTGGLSPAGVEVLVAGGTRTIIAGDAQLDGAAGSAARAGEATLAVADDSASLAAIGVTTATVQQQAQASTAELAALLAARAVEQPGAAALLALDRTAAQSAARLDGLLTAVDALPWADITPLGQPAATAPATTVGEGALPEGLVGAIGTALDAEAVDREFARIAVDPAAITDIRRLELLAALSLGWGEDATAAVQRFTAASSELRSSVQIVESPRILVLADGLFTVPLTVQNGLGTPIVVYVHVESATGQLRVLESRVETGIDGGAQAVAAVPVESLTNGDVDITITVRDAEGRTISGPITVPLSLQAGWETAGIVALTAAILGLLVAGLIRDIRRRRTRRAANVEPAPGDHDAAP; this comes from the coding sequence ATGTCGGCCAGGCGGGTGCACGGGGTTCATCGCGCCCTGACGACCCTCGCGCGACCCACTCTCGCGGGGCTGCTGATGCTGGGGCTCAGCGTCGGCGCGATGTCCACCGGGGTGATGGCCTCCGCCGCCCCCGCGACCCCGCACGCCCGGGCGGCCACCGCGCCCGACCCGAGCGAGACCGAGCCGATCATCGAGCTCGTCGCCGCGCCGACGGCCCCGTCCGTCGCCCCCGGCGAGCCGGTCGCGCTGCGGGTCACCGTGCGCAACACCGGAGGGTCGGCGAGCGCCGCCGGCGCGCTCGCCGTCGGGCTCGAGGGCGGCACCCGCGCGACCCGCACGGCGCTCGAGGCCTGGTTCTCGGGCGCCGAGCAGGACGCCGCGCTGCCGGCCGTCGCCGAGGCGACCCTTCCCGCGCTCGACGTCGGGGCCGCCGCGGTCATCGAGGTCGTCGTGCCCGCCGAGGCGGCCGGGCTGACGGGGGAGTGGGGGCCCCGCCTCGTCGTCGCCACGGCGATGATGGGGGATGCCCCGGCAGCGGCATCCCGCACCGCCGTCACCTTCGCACCGCCCGAGTCGGCGCCCGCCGCCGCGACCGTGCGCGTCGTCACCCCGCTCTCCACCCCCGAGTCGGAGAGCGCCCTGCTCACCGCGGAGGAGCTCGCCGAGCTCACCGGGCCCGACGGGCAGCTCACCCGCACGCTCGACGCCGTCGAGGGCACCGCGGCGGCGCTCGGCGTCGATCCACGCATCATTGCCTCGATCCGCCTGCTGGGCACGGCCGCCCCCGAGTCGGCGACGGCGCTGCTCGAGCGGCTCGCCGGGCTCTCCAACCCCACCTTCGCGCTCGCCTGGGCCGACGCCGACCCGACGGCGACGGTGCTCGCGCGGGGCATCCCGCTGCCCGCCGTCGAGGGCGCGGGCGGCCCGCTGGACGCGTCCCTGTTCGACACCGGGGTCGGCGTGCCGCCCGAGGTCGTCGGCCCTGAGCCCTCGATCGCGCCGAGCGACGAGGCCCCTCCCGCCCCCTCGGCGAGCGCATCGCCGTCGCCGTCCGCCGCGCCCGACGATGCACCGGTCGACGAGGAGACGATCACCCTCGGTCAGCTCGCCGCGTGGCCCCACGATCTGGAGGACTGGGCGTGGCCGCGGACGGGCGGGCTCAGCCCGGCCGGGGTCGAGGTGCTCGTCGCGGGCGGCACGCGGACGATCATCGCCGGTGACGCGCAGCTCGACGGAGCGGCCGGTTCGGCGGCGCGGGCGGGGGAGGCGACGCTCGCCGTCGCCGACGACTCCGCATCCCTCGCCGCGATCGGCGTCACGACCGCCACCGTGCAGCAGCAGGCGCAGGCCTCCACCGCCGAGCTCGCGGCCCTGCTCGCCGCGCGGGCGGTCGAGCAGCCGGGCGCGGCGGCGCTGCTCGCGCTCGACCGCACCGCCGCCCAGTCCGCCGCGCGGCTGGACGGTCTGCTCACCGCGGTCGACGCCCTCCCCTGGGCCGACATCACGCCGCTCGGGCAGCCCGCGGCGACGGCTCCCGCGACGACGGTCGGCGAGGGCGCGCTGCCCGAGGGTCTCGTCGGAGCGATCGGCACCGCCCTCGACGCCGAGGCGGTCGACCGCGAGTTCGCCCGCATCGCGGTCGATCCGGCCGCCATCACCGACATCCGACGGCTCGAGCTGCTCGCCGCCCTGTCCCTCGGCTGGGGCGAGGACGCGACGGCGGCCGTGCAGCGCTTCACCGCGGCGTCGTCCGAGCTGAGGAGCAGCGTGCAGATCGTCGAATCGCCGAGGATCCTCGTGCTCGCCGACGGACTCTTCACCGTGCCGCTCACCGTGCAGAACGGGCTCGGCACCCCGATCGTCGTCTACGTGCACGTCGAGTCGGCGACGGGGCAGCTGCGCGTGCTCGAATCCCGCGTCGAGACCGGCATCGACGGCGGCGCGCAGGCGGTCGCCGCCGTGCCGGTGGAGTCGCTCACCAACGGCGACGTCGACATCACGATCACCGTGCGCGATGCCGAGGGCCGCACGATCTCGGGGCCGATCACGGTGCCGCTCAGCCTGCAGGCGGGCTGGGAGACGGCGGGCATCGTCGCGCTCACGGCCGCCATCCTCGGACTGCTCGTCGCCGGCCTGATCCGCGACATCCGCCGGCGCCGCACCCGCCGAGCGGCGAACGTCGAGCCGGCCCCAGGCGACCACGACGCCGCACCCTGA
- the rpsF gene encoding 30S ribosomal protein S6: MHQYEMMVILDPEIDERTVAPSLDKFLNVVRNDGGNIENVDIWGRRRLAYEINKKTEGIYAVVNFTANPSATQELDRQLKLSEAVMRTKVLRAEEAVARVAAYEAETAAKAEAKAARAAKKAAE, translated from the coding sequence ATGCATCAGTACGAAATGATGGTGATCCTCGACCCCGAGATCGACGAGCGCACTGTCGCTCCGAGCCTCGACAAGTTCCTCAACGTTGTTCGCAACGATGGTGGAAACATCGAGAACGTCGATATCTGGGGCCGTCGTCGCCTCGCGTACGAGATCAACAAGAAGACCGAGGGCATCTACGCCGTCGTGAACTTCACCGCGAATCCTTCTGCCACGCAGGAGCTCGACCGCCAGCTGAAGCTCAGCGAGGCCGTCATGCGCACCAAGGTGCTGCGTGCCGAGGAGGCCGTCGCTCGCGTCGCCGCCTACGAGGCCGAGACCGCGGCCAAGGCCGAGGCCAAGGCCGCTCGCGCCGCCAAGAAGGCCGCCGAGTAG
- a CDS encoding CCA tRNA nucleotidyltransferase, which translates to MQSVAQAVERLRQLAAAEPLATLAQRFAEAGHELALVGGPVRDAFLGRPVNDLDLTTDAHPDEIIRIVRPISTAHWDIGREFGTIGAQFGTETVEITTYRSDEYDAESRKPVVAFGDTLEGDLTRRDFTMNAMALRLPSLTLVDPTGGLDDLLAGRLRTPIAPERSFSDDPLRMMRAVRFAAQLGAEVDEAALTAIRGMLDRLAIVSAERVRDELVKLLSTDTPRRGLELMVDTGLAAIVLPELPALRLEVDEHAHHKDVYEHSLTVLDQAIDLERSRSSVPDAPPDVVLRLAALLHDIGKPATKKVEAGGAVTFHHHDLVGAKLARKRLTALRFDRDTIKQVSRLVELHLRFFGYSDAKWTDSGVRRYVRDADALLERLHILTRADVTTRNARKAARLHGAYQELEDRIAVLAEQEELAAIRPDLDGERIMQLLGIRPGPVVGEAYRFLLETRLDEGPLGDEEAERRLREWYAARSD; encoded by the coding sequence ATGCAGAGCGTGGCGCAGGCCGTCGAGCGGCTGCGGCAGCTCGCCGCCGCCGAGCCTCTGGCGACCCTGGCGCAGCGCTTCGCCGAGGCCGGCCACGAGCTCGCCCTCGTCGGCGGGCCGGTGCGCGACGCGTTCCTGGGCCGCCCCGTCAACGATCTCGATCTGACGACCGACGCGCATCCCGACGAGATCATCCGCATCGTGCGACCGATCTCCACCGCCCACTGGGACATCGGGCGCGAGTTCGGCACGATCGGGGCGCAGTTCGGCACCGAGACCGTCGAGATCACGACGTACCGCTCCGATGAGTACGACGCCGAGTCGCGCAAGCCCGTCGTGGCCTTCGGCGACACGCTCGAGGGCGATCTGACGCGGCGCGACTTCACGATGAACGCCATGGCGCTGCGGCTGCCCTCGCTCACCCTCGTCGATCCGACGGGCGGTCTCGACGATCTGCTCGCCGGCCGACTGCGCACCCCGATCGCGCCCGAGCGCTCGTTCAGCGACGATCCCCTGCGCATGATGCGGGCCGTGCGGTTCGCCGCGCAGCTGGGCGCCGAGGTCGACGAGGCGGCGCTCACGGCCATCCGCGGCATGCTCGACCGGCTCGCGATCGTCTCGGCCGAGCGCGTGCGCGACGAGCTCGTCAAGCTGCTCTCGACCGACACACCCCGCCGCGGTCTCGAGCTCATGGTCGACACGGGCCTCGCCGCCATCGTGCTGCCCGAGCTGCCCGCCCTGCGGCTCGAGGTCGACGAGCACGCCCACCACAAGGACGTCTACGAGCACTCCCTCACGGTGCTCGATCAGGCCATCGACCTCGAGCGGTCGCGATCGAGCGTTCCGGATGCTCCGCCCGACGTCGTGCTGCGCCTCGCCGCGCTCCTGCACGACATCGGCAAGCCCGCGACGAAGAAGGTCGAGGCCGGCGGCGCCGTCACCTTCCACCACCACGACCTCGTCGGCGCGAAGCTCGCCCGCAAGCGCCTCACCGCGCTGCGCTTCGACCGCGACACCATCAAGCAGGTGAGCCGCCTCGTCGAGCTGCACCTGCGCTTCTTCGGCTACAGCGATGCGAAGTGGACGGATTCGGGCGTGCGGCGGTACGTGCGGGATGCCGATGCCCTCCTCGAGCGCCTGCACATCCTCACCCGGGCCGACGTCACCACGCGCAACGCCCGCAAGGCCGCGCGGCTGCACGGCGCCTATCAGGAGCTCGAGGACCGCATCGCCGTGCTCGCGGAGCAGGAGGAGCTCGCCGCCATCCGCCCCGACCTCGACGGGGAGCGCATCATGCAGCTGCTCGGCATCCGCCCGGGGCCGGTCGTGGGCGAGGCGTACCGGTTCCTGCTCGAGACCCGGCTCGACGAGGGGCCCCTCGGCGACGAGGAGGCCGAGCGGCGGCTGCGGGAGTGGTACGCGGCTCGCAGCGACTGA
- the dnaB gene encoding replicative DNA helicase — translation MSIAHIGSALDGRSTSENRGSERVPPHDLLAEQSALGGMLLSKDAVADVIESVRGIDFYIPKHEVIFEALLTLYAHGEPTDVIAVTDELQKSGTLSRAGGADYLHTLTAIVPTAANAGFYASLVAEKAVLRRLVDAGTRIVQMGYASEGEVTDLVNNAQAEIYAVAGGVQTEDYVPLTDAVGEAIDEIEAARGLDGSMTGVPTGFAELDGLTNGLHAGQLVLIAARPALGKSTLALDFARAATIKHSMPTVFFSLEMGRSEIAMRLLSAEASVPLHSMRKGTLETRDWTTIAATRGRIADAPLYIDDSPNMTLVEIRAKCRRLKQTVGLKMVVIDYLQLMTSGKKVESRQQEVSEFSRALKLMAKELQVPVVALSQLNRGPEQRADKMPAISDLRESGSLEQDADIVILLHRESAYEKENPRAGEADLIVAKNRNGPTKTVTVGFHGHFSRFADMPQV, via the coding sequence GTGTCCATCGCGCACATCGGCAGCGCCCTCGACGGTCGCAGCACGAGCGAGAACCGCGGCTCCGAGCGGGTTCCCCCGCACGACCTGCTCGCCGAGCAGAGCGCGCTCGGGGGCATGCTGCTGAGCAAGGACGCCGTCGCGGACGTCATCGAGTCGGTGCGGGGCATCGACTTCTACATCCCCAAGCACGAGGTCATCTTCGAGGCGCTGCTGACGCTCTACGCGCACGGCGAGCCCACCGACGTGATCGCGGTCACCGACGAGCTGCAGAAGTCGGGCACGCTCTCCCGGGCCGGCGGGGCCGACTACCTGCACACGCTCACCGCGATCGTGCCGACCGCGGCGAACGCCGGGTTCTACGCCTCCCTGGTGGCCGAGAAGGCAGTGCTGCGCCGCCTCGTCGACGCGGGCACGCGCATCGTGCAGATGGGCTACGCGAGCGAGGGCGAGGTGACCGACCTCGTCAACAACGCGCAGGCCGAGATCTACGCCGTCGCCGGCGGCGTGCAGACCGAGGACTACGTGCCGCTCACCGACGCCGTCGGCGAGGCGATCGACGAGATCGAGGCCGCGCGCGGGCTCGACGGCTCGATGACGGGCGTTCCGACGGGCTTCGCCGAGCTCGACGGTCTCACCAACGGCCTCCACGCCGGTCAGCTCGTGCTCATCGCCGCGCGCCCCGCGCTCGGCAAGTCGACGCTCGCCCTCGACTTCGCCCGGGCCGCCACGATCAAGCACTCCATGCCGACGGTCTTCTTCTCGCTCGAGATGGGGCGCAGCGAGATCGCCATGCGCCTGCTGTCGGCCGAGGCCTCGGTGCCGCTGCACTCCATGCGCAAGGGCACCCTCGAGACCCGCGACTGGACGACGATCGCCGCCACGCGCGGCCGCATCGCGGATGCCCCGCTCTACATCGACGACAGCCCCAACATGACCCTCGTCGAGATCCGCGCCAAGTGCCGCCGGCTCAAGCAGACCGTGGGGCTCAAGATGGTCGTCATCGACTACCTGCAGCTCATGACGAGCGGCAAGAAGGTCGAATCGCGTCAGCAGGAGGTCAGCGAGTTCTCGAGGGCGCTCAAGCTCATGGCGAAGGAGCTGCAGGTGCCCGTCGTGGCCCTCTCGCAGCTGAACCGAGGCCCCGAGCAGCGCGCCGACAAGATGCCCGCCATCAGCGACCTGCGCGAGTCGGGATCGCTCGAGCAGGACGCCGACATCGTCATCCTGCTGCACCGCGAGAGCGCCTACGAGAAGGAGAACCCCCGCGCGGGCGAGGCCGACCTCATCGTCGCGAAGAACCGCAACGGGCCGACGAAGACCGTGACCGTCGGCTTCCACGGCCACTTCTCGCGCTTCGCCGACATGCCGCAGGTCTAG